Proteins encoded together in one Ipomoea triloba cultivar NCNSP0323 chromosome 4, ASM357664v1 window:
- the LOC116015628 gene encoding pentatricopeptide repeat-containing protein At1g71060, mitochondrial, with protein sequence MGLSRVFSRLAKTPLTSLYASPKPFKNHSQIHPNLHNFTHCLHAPQFHRIIYAFHRSIHERSVNPHPHPNNQNPDSKPQKIIEQTDHICKIVLNHRASQKEFNSNLNSASVVPSPALVAEVLKRLSNSGVLALWFFRWAEKKGGFQYTPHSYHALIEALGKIKQFKMVWICVDEMKNKGVLSRETFALVSRRLARARKVKDAIKAFEMMENKYGMKAELQDFNRLFDTLCKSRAVERAHQVFDEWRHTKFSPDIKSYTILLEGFGEERNLLKLNEVYREMRDAGFEPDAVSYGIMINAYCKAREYDKAVEMFHEMKRKKIEPTPHIYCTLINGLGSVKKLSEALRFFELCKSSGCVIEVPTYNAVVGAYCWSSRMDDAYRIIDEMRASGIGPNARTYDIILHHLIKAQRIEEAYSVFQKMENDPRCEPTVSTYEIIVRMFCCKERIDMAMAMRVWDKMKGKGILPTMHMFSTLINSLCQENKSNFACKYFQEMLDLGIRPPLTLFSNLKQALLDEGKKDTVIALAEKVEKLRKTKLVG encoded by the coding sequence ATGGGTCTCTCTCGCGTCTTTTCCCGCTTAGCTAAAACCCCTCTAACTTCTCTTTATGCTTCCCCAAAACCCTTCAAAAACCACTCCCAAATTCACCCCAATCTCCATAACTTCACTCACTGTCTACATGCACCTCAATTTCACCGCATTATCTACGCTTTTCACCGATCAATCCATGAAAGATCAGTAAACCCCCATCCCCATCCTAATAACCAAAACCCAGATTCCAAACCCCAGAAAATCATTGAACAAACAGATCACATCTGCAAAATAGTGCTAAACCACCGCGCTTCGCAGAAAGAGTTTAACTCTAACCTCAACTCTGCCTCCGTAGTTCCATCTCCGGCATTGGTTGCCGAGGTTTTGAAAAGGCTTAGTAACTCCGGCGTTCTCGCGCTGTGGTTCTTCCGGTGGGCCGAGAAGAAGGGTGGGTTCCAGTACACACCCCACAGCTATCATGCTTTGATTGAAGCTCTGGGGAAGATCAAACAGTTCAAGATGGTGTGGATTTGTGTTGACGAAATGAAGAACAAAGGGGTGTTATCAAGAGAGACTTTCGCCCTTGTATCGCGGAGATTAGCTAGGGCTAGGAAGGTAAAGGACGCGATAAAGGCGTTCGAGATGATGGAGAACAAGTACGGGATGAAGGCTGAACTACAAGACTTCAACAGATTGTTTGATACTCTGTGTAAGTCCAGGGCCGTTGAGAGAGCACACCAGGTGTTCGACGAATGGAGGCACACAAAGTTCAGCCCAGATATCAAGTCTTATACTATACTCTTAGAAGGATTCGGTGAAGAGAGGAATCTGCTGAAGCTTAATGAAGTTTATCGTGAAATGAGGGATGCTGGGTTTGAGCCAGATGCTGTGAGCTATGGGATCATGATCAATGCTTATTGCAAGGCTAGGGAGTATGATAAAGCAGTAGAGATGTTTCATGAAATGAAAAGGAAGAAGATTGAACCCACACCTCATATATATTGCACCCTGATAAACGGGTTGGGCTCGGTGAAGAAGCTGAGTGAAGCTCTCAGATTCTTTGAGCTATGTAAGAGCAGCGGTTGTGTGATCGAGGTGCCTACGTATAATGCTGTGGTTGGGGCATATTGTTGGTCATCGCGAATGGATGATGCATACCGGATAATTGATGAGATGAGAGCAAGTGGGATCGGTCCAAATGCCCGAACTTATGATATAATTCTCCACCATCTGATAAAGGCTCAGAGAATAGAGGAGGCTTACTcagttttccagaaaatggAGAATGATCCCAGGTGTGAGCCAACAGTGAGCACGTACGAGATCATCGTGAGGATGTTCTGTTGCAAGGAGCGCATCGATATGGCTATGGCTATGAGGGTTTGGGATAAGATGAAAGGGAAAGGAATCCTTCCAACGATGCACATGTTCTCGACGCTAATCAACAGCCTTTGCCAGGAGAATAAATCGAATTTTGCCTGCAAATACTTTCAAGAAATGCTCGATTTGGGCATTAGGCCTCCCCTCACATTGTTCAGTAATCTGAAACAAGCTCTCCTAGATGAAGGGAAAAAAGATACAGTCATTGCATTGGCTGAGAAAGTTGAGAAACTAAGGAAAACTAAATTGGTTGGTTAA
- the LOC116015630 gene encoding putative fasciclin-like arabinogalactan protein 20, with the protein MAFYKSFSLTAALLVGLFSFSVAQILTYPPPPPQSQSLANAVDTLSDSGYFAMSLTIELIAETLIHSTSSSADDTIAALTIFSPPDSVFAAVGQPSLRHLVLHFSPLALSISALRSLPLGSEIPNLSPSSSLYITASSSSDDHYQISINGVNISTSPIFDDGSVIVFTVDDFFAANFTPPVPAPINPSSVNIFDCKLRPFSMLNEASAVLKSRGYSIMASFLDLQLFGFMSTSPIKLTVFAPVDGALIQFSGDVMVYQSVLMRHVLPCALNWTELNEIGQGSGAAFQDYVKQFSMNVRSANSEVFVNGIRISIPDMYHNDWVVIHGLNEMIPLPDEFEIRKEFTLINRSYMEVSPSSDHREF; encoded by the coding sequence ATGGCATTCTACAAATCATTCTCTCTCACCGCCGCCCTCCTCGTCGGCCTCTTCTCCTTCTCCGTCGCCCAAATACTCACCTatccaccgccgccgccgcaatCTCAATCCCTAGCCAACGCTGTCGACACTCTCTCCGACTCCGGCTACTTCGCCATGTCTCTCACTATTGAGCTCATTGCGGAAACTCTCATCCACTCCACCTCCTCATCCGCCGATGATACGATCGCCGCTCTCACCATCTTCTCGCCGCCGGACTCCGTCTTCGCCGCCGTCGGCCAGCCGTCGCTGCGTCATCTCGTCCTCCACTTCTCCCCTCTCGCCCTCTCCATCTCCGCCCTCCGTTCCCTCCCTCTAGGCTCCGAAATCCCCAATCTCTCCCCCTCCAGTTCCCTCTACATTACCGCTTCGTCCTCCTCCGACGACCATTATCAAATCTCCATCAACGGCGTCAACATCTCCACCTCGCCAATATTCGACGATGGCTCTGTAATCGTGTTCACCGTCGATGATTTCTTCGCCGCCAATTTCACACCGCCAGTGCCCGCTCCAATCAACCCTAGCTCTGTCAATATATTCGACTGCAAATTGCGCCCATTTTCGATGCTAAATGAGGCCTCCGCGGTGCTGAAATCGAGGGGGTATTCAATAATGGCGTCATTCCTGGATTTGCAGTTATTCGGATTTATGAGCACTTCACCTATTAAACTCACTGTTTTTGCTCCGGTAGACGGGGCATTGATCCAGTTCTCCGGCGATGTAATGGTGTATCAGTCAGTGTTGATGAGACACGTGCTGCCATGCGCTTTGAATTGGACAGAGCTGAATGAGATTGGGCAGGGTAGTGGAGCAGCTTTCCAGGACTATGTGAAGCAGTTTAGCATGAATGTAAGAAGTGCTAATAGCGAGGTTTTCGTGAATGGGATTCGAATTTCAATTCCAGATATGTATCATAATGACTGGGTTGTGATTCATGGACTGAATGAGATGATTCCCCTGCCAGATGAGTTCGAAATCAGAAAAGAATTTACTTTGATAAATAGGAGTTACATGGAGGTTTCTCCTTCCTCGGATCACAGAGAATTTTGA